The Cydia amplana chromosome 21, ilCydAmpl1.1, whole genome shotgun sequence genome includes a window with the following:
- the LOC134658087 gene encoding death-associated protein 1, with amino-acid sequence MSSPDESTQLKAGHPPAVKAGGMRITQHKTPHANPKEPANEDLTGLSGPSPVPSNPVSIAGAPNRGNADFTPVAAQVAHSPKPPAHINVVPKPNIQQPRK; translated from the exons ATGTCTTCCCCTGATGAAAGTACTCAACTGAAGGCAGGACACCCTCCTGCAG TTAAGGCTGGTGGCATGAGAATCACACAGCACAAGACTCCTCACGCCAACCCTAAGGAACCAGCAAATGAAGACTTGACCGGCCTTTCCGGGCCATCTCCAGTTCCGTCCAACCCAGTGTCCATCGCGGGGGCACCAAACCGAGGGAATGCTGACTTCACTCCGGTAGCAGCTCAGGTGGCTCACAGTCCGAAGCCTCCCGCTCACATTAACGTTGTGCCAAAACCCAATATCCAACAACCAAGGAAGTAG